The genomic stretch GCGGAAAAAGTCCATGACCCGCCCCCTGCCAAAACCCGCTTCGGCTAAGCTACGGAGGGTCGCACAATTTTACAAGCTTTGGTTGCAAGACAGCGGTGACTACTCACGCCGGCGCCGAGTTGGTCGCGGGCAGGAAATCGCCGATCATCTCGAGAAAAATCGCGGGCGCTTGCAGCTGCGGCACATGCGCGCAGCCCGGGATGATCTTGAGATGCGCCTGCGGCAGGCCCGCCGCCAGCTCATGCGACATCGGCGGCGGCGTCGCCTCGTCATGTTCGCCGACCAGCACGAGGACCGGCATCTTCACCTTGTCGAGCTCGGGCCGCAGATCGAAGCTGGCGAGCGCATCGCAGGCGGCGCGAAAAACTTGCGGATCGGTCCTGAGAAATGCCTGGCGGCGATCGGCCATCAGCTCGGGATGGCCAGCCTGAAAGTCCGGCGCGAACAGCCGGCGCATCGCGACATCGGTGATCGCCCACAGCCCCTTGGCCATGGCGGCCGCCGCCATGTTGCGAAAAGCCTCGCGGCCCGGTTCCGAGAACGCCGCGCCGCTGTCGGCGAGAATGAGCCTCGCCGCGATGCCGGGGTGACGAATAGCCATTTGCAGCGCAACGAAGCCGCCATAGCCATTGCCGAGCACGATGGCGTCTTCGCCGCCGGCGGCGTCCCTGACCGCTTCCGCCATCCGGTCGGCGACCTCGGCGAGGCCGCCGCCGACCGCACGCGATCGGCCAAAACCCGGCAATTCCGGGACGATCACGCGATACGATTTCGATAATTCCGGCACGATGGCGTCGAAACTCGCGCGGTCCGACAACAGCGAGTGGAACAGAAACAACGGCGGTCCATTGCCCGACTGCGCTGCGTTGACGGTGCCCTGCGCCAAAAGCCGATCCATCCCGATCTCTCTTTCCAACATCGCGCGACGCCCCGCATGGGTGCGCCGATCCGCCGATTGATAGATCAAAACACGCGGAATTCAAGTCTTTAGGTCTTGACGTGATATTTCACGATTGCGAGATTATGGTCGACTGTGGAAGGAATTTCGATGCTTTTACGAGATAATGTCTATGAGAGCCTGCGCTCTGATATTCTGACATGTCACTTCGCGCCGGGCGATGATATGCGCGAGCAGGATCTCGCCGAGCGCTATGCCGTGAGCCGCCAACCGGTGCGCGAGGCGCTGCTGCGGCTCGCGCGCGAGCATCTCGTCACCGTGCAGCCGCGCCAGGGTTACCGCGTCAATCCGATCTCGCTCGCGGACGCGCGCGACCTGTTGCGATTCCGCCTCGCGCTGGAGCCCGCCTGCGTGGCGGAGGCGATTGAGAACGCCACCGACGCCGTGCTGAAGTCGCTGAACGAATTCCGCCGCTTTTCGGGCAACTACGAGGATTTCATCGCCTATAACCGCGCGTTTCACTCCGCGCTGGCGCATGCTTCCGGCAATCGCCGCATGGCCGCGGCGTTGTGCGACCAGATCGGACAGGCCGACCGGCTGGTGCGCGTCAGCGTCGCCAATCTCAGGGGCCACGACCCCTTAAAA from Bradyrhizobium sp. Ash2021 encodes the following:
- a CDS encoding alpha/beta fold hydrolase; amino-acid sequence: MDRLLAQGTVNAAQSGNGPPLFLFHSLLSDRASFDAIVPELSKSYRVIVPELPGFGRSRAVGGGLAEVADRMAEAVRDAAGGEDAIVLGNGYGGFVALQMAIRHPGIAARLILADSGAAFSEPGREAFRNMAAAAMAKGLWAITDVAMRRLFAPDFQAGHPELMADRRQAFLRTDPQVFRAACDALASFDLRPELDKVKMPVLVLVGEHDEATPPPMSHELAAGLPQAHLKIIPGCAHVPQLQAPAIFLEMIGDFLPATNSAPA
- a CDS encoding GntR family transcriptional regulator → MLLRDNVYESLRSDILTCHFAPGDDMREQDLAERYAVSRQPVREALLRLAREHLVTVQPRQGYRVNPISLADARDLLRFRLALEPACVAEAIENATDAVLKSLNEFRRFSGNYEDFIAYNRAFHSALAHASGNRRMAAALCDQIGQADRLVRVSVANLRGHDPLKLVGEHVALIEAMQRRDGRGAGRIIKAHIAQTEKRVLPALKRNAVIVEGRDA